A genomic stretch from Sulfurimonas sediminis includes:
- a CDS encoding ISAs1 family transposase: MKLTRTKALLESLKSIPDYRVDTGKIEYSLHEVLFMTLFALIKGNTTFKDIFSWMIYNKDNAILKEIFDKEEITIPSKSTYHRLLINTDNNALEKVFREFFFPFIAQENIAIDGKWLRGSDVNGQYTQERHKAILNILDKDIKIVFAHKFLDKNKSSEITALKEVLNDNIFSNEGQIFSFDALLTQSEILNTIDEQGNRYIAKLKDNQKHLKEKAIKTIEEFNQPTDRVDDEDSYLTENNKRVSRKVEVFQNKSADLVMYHENFQNIQSLIKVTKTLTNAQTGEVTISTQYLMANFKTTAKEFLQKILQHWRVETYHYHLDMLTEEDDHIAYKEPFSIAILRSFTVNLYQLFLNENKDKKVLLTGKTTMADIKRNALYRDDFSVQLIESNYID; this comes from the coding sequence ATCAAATTAACACGCACAAAAGCCTTACTTGAATCGCTAAAAAGTATCCCAGACTATAGAGTAGATACAGGGAAGATAGAATATTCATTGCACGAAGTTCTTTTCATGACACTTTTTGCACTTATCAAAGGAAATACAACTTTTAAGGATATATTTTCATGGATGATATATAACAAAGACAATGCAATACTCAAAGAGATTTTTGATAAAGAAGAGATAACGATTCCTTCCAAATCAACATATCATCGTTTATTGATAAACACAGATAATAATGCTTTGGAAAAAGTATTTAGAGAGTTCTTTTTTCCATTCATTGCACAAGAAAATATTGCTATTGACGGGAAGTGGCTGAGAGGTAGCGACGTGAATGGTCAATACACACAGGAAAGACATAAAGCAATACTAAATATCTTGGATAAAGATATAAAAATAGTGTTTGCTCACAAGTTTTTAGATAAAAATAAGAGTAGCGAAATTACTGCACTCAAAGAGGTTTTAAACGATAATATTTTTAGCAATGAAGGACAGATATTTTCCTTTGATGCACTGCTTACTCAATCAGAGATTCTCAACACTATTGATGAGCAAGGTAACAGATATATAGCAAAACTCAAAGATAACCAGAAACACCTCAAAGAGAAAGCTATAAAGACCATAGAAGAGTTTAATCAGCCTACAGATAGAGTTGATGATGAAGATAGCTATTTAACTGAAAACAACAAAAGAGTCTCTCGAAAAGTAGAAGTTTTTCAAAATAAAAGTGCTGATTTAGTTATGTATCATGAGAACTTTCAAAATATTCAATCACTCATTAAAGTGACGAAAACATTAACAAATGCACAGACTGGTGAAGTTACAATTTCAACTCAATATTTAATGGCTAACTTTAAAACAACTGCAAAAGAGTTTCTTCAAAAGATACTGCAACATTGGAGAGTGGAAACATATCACTATCACTTAGATATGCTTACTGAAGAAGATGACCATATAGCATATAAAGAGCCTTTCTCTATAGCTATTCTTAGAAGTTTTACTGTTAATCTTTATCAGTTGTTTTTAAATGAGAACAAAGATAAAAAGGTACTCCTAACCGGTAAAACTACAATGGCAGATATTAAAAGAAATGCTCTTTATCGTGATGATTTTAGTGTTCAATTGATTGAATCAAACTATATT